GGCAACTTCCGAAGCCTAATCAAAATTGCATCCACTGCTGACCGAAGTTTATGAGCGATGTCACCTTTCTACAGCTGATTGAACGCGTTACTCAGGACAATGCGCTCGCCAGTTTCCCGACTGACACAGTACCGGCATTAGCGGCCATCCCCCATGCCGCAGACAAAATTTATGCGACGAAACAACGCAGCCAGGAGAAACCACTCATACTCATGGCCGGCGAATCGGAAGCGCTCTGGGACTATCTCAATGGCACGTCCGAAGAACAAGCCATTTGGCGATCACTGATGGAACAATATTGGCCAGGCGCATTAACCTTAGTTTTGCCAGCGAGCTCGTTTGTCCCCATCGCAATGAATCCACAGCATCCCGGCACAATTGGGATACGCATTCCAAATCATCCGATCGCCCGCCAAATACTGCAGCAGACTGGCCCATTAGCCACAACCAGTGCGAACCGCTCCGGTCAACCAGCGTTGCTGGAGATGAGGGAGATCGCCCAAGCCTTTCCCCAAGTTTTGCAGCTTACAGATACCGCAATCGCGCGTCTCAATGTCACTGCCGAAGCTCTGAATAGTACTGGAACACCATCTACTGTGGCGAAATGGCAAGGCGATCGATGGGCAATTTTGCGCCAAGGTGCGGTAATCCTACCGCAGTCAATTCTGCAAGCCGAACCAAGATCGATACAATAGAGAACAACAATCGAGATAACTCCAGCGAGAGACGACAGGCTTCATGATTCCTACAGTTATTGAACAATCTGGTCGCGGCGAACGCGCGTTTGATATTTACTCGCGGCTCTTGCGAGAGCGCATCGTGTTTCTCGGCACCCAAGTGACCGCTGAATCGGCCAACTTGATTGTGGCGCAGCTCTTATTTCTAGAGGCCGAAGACCCGGACAAAGACATTTATCTCTACATTAATTCGCCCGGCGGCTCAGTCTATGACGGGATGGGCATCTATGACACCATCAAACAGGTGAAGCCAGACGTATCGACCGTATGTATGGGGTTTGCAGCCAGCATGGGCGCATTTCTGCTCAGCGCGGGCACCAAAGGCAAACGCATGAGCCTGCCCCACGCACGGATTATGATTCACCAACCCCTTGGCGGTGCTCAAGGTCAGGCGAAAGACATTGAGATTCAAGCCAATGAAATTCTTTACATCAAAGATCGGCTGAACACGGCTTTAGCGGAACATACCGATCAGCCCCTGAGCAAGATTCAGGAGGATACCGATCGCGATTTCTACATGTCCGCCCAGGAAGCCATGGAATATGGATTAATCGATCAAGTCATCGATCGTAAATCCATGCCGGTGCGAGCGGTGTAGATCTAATAAGCATTCAACACAAGCAAAGCCAGTGTTCATTTTTTATGAACGCTGGCTTTTTTCTTGCCGACTTGATGCCAATGTCATCGCTGCCCGATCGGGCGGTAGCAAAATTCAAACGATAAAATTCAACTTAGAACGGCAAATCGCTCAACGCCGGCTGTACTTTTGAGGGCCGGGCCTTGAGATTATGCAAAAAGCCGAGTAACTCATCTTCTGTGAGCTCTGCCCGGGTGCGCTTTCCATAGGTTTCCTGGAGATAAGCACTGCCTTGCTTCTTCGTCCAACCAATCCGCTCAATCTCAGTCCCAATCTGGGCGATGGCATCCGACAAATCAATCGTCGGCTCCTCTGGTGGCACATCATCCGCCGCAGAAGATTCAATCACTTCACCATTATCCAGGGTGAATTCATACTCAATTTCCATCTCACCCGCATCATCCGCGCCAACCGTCGTTTCCACCACGGGTTCCGGGGGCGGGGGCACTTCCACCTTCGGCGTCACCTTGGCCTTCGGCGATTTGGCTTTTGACTTCGTCGACTTCGCTGCCTTTGAGGTCGTCGATTGCGGCGCAGTCACTTCAGGTGGTGCTGGCACATCAGCGGCAGCAACATCAACCACTGCCGGTGGTTCTGATACCGGCATCGCCGCTGGCACCATATCCGGGATGCGGGCCGCTGCAACTTCAGGCTTGGGTTCTACCGTGCTACGTGATTCCGCAAGATTCAACGGGGTCAGTCCCAACACTGCCACAACACGCGCTCGGGCCTGGTCTTCCGCCACTTCAATCGTCGAAGCTGACGCCATCGCCGTGGCGATCGCTTGACCATCGACTTCCACTGTCGTCCGCACCACGTAATGGCCATCTACCACCTGCACCAACTCCGACAATAGACATCCAGTGGGATGATGGGAGCGCAGCTGAATCAACAAACCTTGACTGACAAATCCAGAATTCACAGTAGCAACCCGCTCTAACATTGATGACTCGATCAAACCAACTCCCCTAGCATCACCCACGACACTAGCTGGTTTGGCGCTTGCAGCTAAATTCATTGTAGTATCTAAGAACTAGATTGACAAAAGTTGAACGAACAGTTGACGTGGCGAACCTGGTAGGGTGATTAGCCACAATTAATTTTGAGACCGATAAGCACACGATGGAACCAGCGTTGCTGGCCTCCCGGTTATTAGGCATCTCAGCTAAATACCCTACACGATTTTTCCGACTTTAGTTATATTTGAATTACGCAGTCACAGTAAGATACTAATCCCTGGCAATTTCAATTCGCCAAGGGGCCAATAGTTTCAACCACCGCCGCTAACCGATTAATTCACCATTTAAAAGCGTCTTATAGAACACTTACCGAGACGGGGCACAATTGCTATATTTAGGAGCCGAGTTCCTTCAGAATGCGGTTTTAACAACTTAAATTCAGCATCACATTAACTAATCAAAAATGATTTTTGAGCCAGCGGCGACTCTTTTTCGTCAAGCAAATAATAAGAGTAATATTGTGGACTCCCAGAATGACGCCCCATTGCGCGTAAACTTTGATCGGCAGTTAAAGCGCCTTCAACAGGACGTATTGCGCATGGGCGCATTGGTTGAAAAATCCTGCTACCTGGCCCGGCAAGGCTTATTGGAATATGACTTAGAAGCAGCTGGCAAGATTCGCACTCAAGATAAGGCGATCGACGCACTGTACAAGCAAATTGAGCTGAACTGCGTCAATATCATTGCCCTCCAATCACCAGTCGCCCAAGATTTGCGGCTTCTCAGTGCGATTATGCAATTGGTGCGCGATCTAGAACGTGTCGGCGATTATGCCAAGAATCTCGGCGATGTTGCCCTCCGACTCGCGAACTACGACAACGTGCCACATATGCCACGGATTCGGATTATGTTCGATCGCTGCCGTGCACTACTGGCAACGGG
The DNA window shown above is from Romeriopsis navalis LEGE 11480 and carries:
- a CDS encoding L-threonylcarbamoyladenylate synthase; translated protein: MSDVTFLQLIERVTQDNALASFPTDTVPALAAIPHAADKIYATKQRSQEKPLILMAGESEALWDYLNGTSEEQAIWRSLMEQYWPGALTLVLPASSFVPIAMNPQHPGTIGIRIPNHPIARQILQQTGPLATTSANRSGQPALLEMREIAQAFPQVLQLTDTAIARLNVTAEALNSTGTPSTVAKWQGDRWAILRQGAVILPQSILQAEPRSIQ
- the clpP gene encoding ATP-dependent Clp endopeptidase proteolytic subunit ClpP; this translates as MIPTVIEQSGRGERAFDIYSRLLRERIVFLGTQVTAESANLIVAQLLFLEAEDPDKDIYLYINSPGGSVYDGMGIYDTIKQVKPDVSTVCMGFAASMGAFLLSAGTKGKRMSLPHARIMIHQPLGGAQGQAKDIEIQANEILYIKDRLNTALAEHTDQPLSKIQEDTDRDFYMSAQEAMEYGLIDQVIDRKSMPVRAV
- the phoU gene encoding phosphate signaling complex protein PhoU, yielding MDSQNDAPLRVNFDRQLKRLQQDVLRMGALVEKSCYLARQGLLEYDLEAAGKIRTQDKAIDALYKQIELNCVNIIALQSPVAQDLRLLSAIMQLVRDLERVGDYAKNLGDVALRLANYDNVPHMPRIRIMFDRCRALLATGLEALANLDGEMARNMSDQDDLIDADYHELYTLLTQETQVPGIVEPIVLLVLTIRHLERIADHATNVGKRVDYIVTGER